The Quadrisphaera sp. DSM 44207 genome window below encodes:
- a CDS encoding DNA-formamidopyrimidine glycosylase family protein, with translation MARSLDTALAGRELAVGRLRVPAHATADLAGWRVLGTATHGKHLLTRLARGGETPLTLHTHLRMDGQWALLDPGRRLPSRLVPDVRAVLVTAQDPAAPGGGRTAAALRMPVVELLPTAREHDVVGHLGPDLLAPDFDAAEAVRRLGSDPQRPLAAALLDQRLVAGLGNLWANELCFLIGRSPWTPVGEVDLPRLVALAARALRASAAGTTGYQVTTGNTRRGEDHWVAGRAGKPCRRCGTSVRMVEEVPGDPGRRRTWWCPHCQPGPGPDR, from the coding sequence GTGGCGCGCTCACTCGACACCGCCCTGGCCGGGCGCGAGCTCGCCGTGGGGCGCCTGCGGGTGCCGGCCCACGCCACCGCCGACCTCGCCGGGTGGCGCGTGCTCGGCACCGCCACGCACGGCAAGCACCTGCTGACCCGCCTCGCCCGCGGCGGCGAGACCCCGCTGACGCTGCACACCCACCTGCGCATGGACGGGCAGTGGGCGCTGCTGGACCCGGGCCGGCGCCTGCCGTCGCGGCTCGTGCCGGACGTGCGCGCGGTGCTCGTCACCGCGCAGGACCCGGCGGCGCCCGGCGGCGGGCGCACCGCGGCGGCGCTGCGGATGCCGGTCGTCGAGCTGCTGCCCACCGCGCGCGAGCACGACGTCGTCGGCCACCTCGGCCCCGACCTGCTGGCCCCGGACTTCGACGCCGCGGAGGCGGTGCGCCGCCTCGGCTCCGACCCGCAGCGGCCGCTGGCCGCCGCGCTGCTGGACCAGCGGCTCGTCGCGGGCCTGGGCAACCTGTGGGCGAACGAGCTGTGCTTCCTGATCGGCCGCAGCCCGTGGACGCCGGTGGGGGAGGTGGACCTGCCGCGGCTGGTGGCCCTGGCCGCCCGCGCGCTGCGCGCCTCCGCCGCCGGGACCACCGGGTACCAGGTCACCACCGGCAACACCCGCCGCGGCGAGGACCACTGGGTCGCCGGGCGCGCCGGGAAGCCGTGCCGGCGGTGCGGGACGAGCGTCCGGATGGTCGAGGAGGTGCCCGGGGACCCCGGGCGCCGGCGCACGTGGTGGTGCCCGCACTGCCAGCCCGGCCCCGGCCCCGACCGCTGA
- a CDS encoding DUF6338 family protein, translating into MVPGSGLALLALLALVPGWLFLQLRRRHAPLQQSAGLGQLLEVLAVGLATTGIAGVVLAFLPHRWVPFLVDLQAWADLGGSYATANPRRILATATVLLVLASLLAWTGDRVFRRQRTELYLGPGAWVHALRERPKGTVPYLGLALQDGTLVEGLMHSCSLEASETRDVALMAPIRVTPPTATEANTVDMQRLVVPEREIRYITVLHLPEASPAGR; encoded by the coding sequence GTGGTCCCGGGCAGCGGGCTCGCGCTGCTAGCTCTACTGGCCCTGGTACCGGGGTGGCTGTTCCTGCAGCTGCGGCGGCGCCACGCACCACTGCAGCAGAGTGCCGGCCTGGGCCAGTTGCTGGAAGTCCTCGCCGTCGGGCTGGCCACGACTGGGATCGCCGGCGTCGTGCTTGCCTTTCTCCCGCACCGTTGGGTGCCGTTCTTGGTCGACCTTCAGGCTTGGGCCGACCTCGGTGGCTCCTACGCCACCGCCAACCCCCGCCGCATCCTGGCTACCGCCACCGTGCTGCTGGTCCTGGCAAGCCTGCTCGCCTGGACGGGTGATCGCGTGTTCCGGCGCCAACGCACCGAGCTGTACCTCGGCCCCGGAGCATGGGTACATGCACTCCGAGAGCGACCCAAGGGCACGGTGCCCTACCTCGGGCTCGCCCTACAAGACGGCACGCTGGTCGAGGGCCTCATGCACAGCTGCAGCCTCGAAGCGTCCGAGACCCGCGACGTGGCGCTGATGGCGCCGATCCGAGTCACCCCTCCTACGGCCACCGAAGCGAACACGGTGGACATGCAACGGCTCGTAGTGCCTGAGCGCGAGATCCGCTACATCACCGTGCTGCACCTCCCCGAAGCGTCACCGGCAGGCCGCTGA
- a CDS encoding tyrosine-type recombinase/integrase: MALYLAEHAERLKVATLVRRCSAISAVHQAAGHPSPTSSPLVRTTLAGIRRVHGVAADAKDPLLAHQVRRLLDALPDPEPEPTKAVLAARDRALLVLGFYGALRRSELVGLDLDDVRVDEHGLVVTLRRSKTDQDAAGRRIAMLHTGSADSCPVEVYQRWVDALDVVVVAAALSAGTDSTAGERGRVLEGGRWADPVFRPIIRHGQIARARLSDRAVARIVQRTATAARLGHLDLAGHSLRAGFATSAAAAGKSERAIMKQTGHTCLPMVRRYIREDSLFRDNATDGLVL; encoded by the coding sequence GTGGCGCTGTACCTGGCCGAGCACGCCGAGCGGCTGAAGGTGGCCACACTGGTGCGCCGCTGCTCCGCGATCAGCGCCGTGCACCAGGCCGCCGGCCATCCCTCGCCGACGAGCAGTCCGCTGGTGCGCACCACCCTGGCCGGCATCCGCCGCGTCCACGGTGTCGCCGCCGACGCGAAGGACCCGCTGCTGGCGCACCAGGTGCGCCGCCTGCTCGACGCCCTTCCCGACCCTGAGCCGGAGCCGACCAAGGCCGTGCTCGCCGCCCGGGACCGGGCGCTGCTCGTGCTCGGCTTCTACGGCGCGCTGCGCCGCTCCGAGCTCGTCGGCCTCGACCTCGACGACGTGCGCGTCGACGAGCACGGTCTGGTCGTTACCTTGCGCCGGTCCAAGACCGACCAGGACGCCGCCGGGCGGCGGATCGCAATGCTGCACACCGGATCCGCGGACTCCTGCCCGGTCGAGGTCTACCAAAGGTGGGTGGATGCGCTCGACGTCGTGGTCGTGGCCGCAGCATTGAGCGCAGGCACTGACTCGACCGCGGGGGAGCGGGGACGGGTGCTCGAGGGCGGCCGCTGGGCTGATCCGGTGTTCCGCCCGATCATCCGTCACGGCCAGATAGCCCGGGCCCGGCTGTCGGACCGTGCGGTTGCCCGGATCGTCCAGCGCACCGCCACCGCCGCCCGCTTGGGCCACCTGGACCTGGCCGGGCACTCCCTGCGCGCCGGGTTCGCCACCTCTGCCGCCGCCGCCGGGAAATCCGAACGCGCGATCATGAAGCAGACCGGGCACACCTGCCTGCCCATGGTCCGCCGCTACATCCGCGAAGACAGCCTCTTCCGGGACAACGCCACCGACGGGCTGGTCCTGTGA
- a CDS encoding 3-oxoacyl-ACP reductase codes for MTAAGPGAWVARRLGLPRPVALRRTEPGQPLLAGPALVLGAGAAPLAGGLADVLRAGGAQVHPELSGVAAGAALGAVVLDASAVATVEDLEQVRAALAPAFRRLGPCGRLLLVGAPVPPGTAPGASGGASGGASGGTGTASSAAAVERAAVQQALEGLSRSAAKEARAGATANLLRVDPADPAAAVAGAASTLLFLASARSAFVSGQVVTAAPVPAPAAPPPAGEQPLAGRVAVVTGAARGIGAAIAEVLAARGAHVVGVDVPAAGEALAAVANRTGGSALQMDVTAPSAPARLLEHLLARHGGADVVVHNAGITRDRLLVNLDAQRWASVLAVNLAAPLRLTDALLAADGALRPGARVVAVSSMSGIAGNRGQTNYAASKAGLIGAVRALAPALAQRSGTVNAVAPGFIETEMTARTPLLTREAGRRLSSLHQGGLPVDVAEAVAWLAEPASAGVTGQVVRVDGQNLIGA; via the coding sequence CTGACCGCCGCCGGGCCCGGCGCGTGGGTGGCGCGCCGCCTGGGGCTGCCGCGCCCGGTGGCCCTGCGCCGCACCGAGCCGGGCCAGCCGCTGCTGGCCGGGCCCGCCCTCGTGCTCGGCGCGGGCGCGGCGCCCCTGGCCGGCGGCCTCGCCGACGTGCTGCGGGCGGGCGGGGCGCAGGTGCATCCCGAGCTGTCCGGGGTCGCCGCCGGCGCGGCCCTGGGCGCCGTCGTCCTCGACGCCTCCGCCGTCGCGACCGTCGAGGACCTCGAGCAGGTGCGCGCCGCCCTCGCGCCGGCCTTCCGGCGGCTCGGGCCCTGCGGGCGGCTGCTGCTCGTCGGCGCGCCCGTCCCGCCCGGGACGGCACCCGGCGCGAGCGGGGGCGCGAGCGGGGGCGCGAGCGGGGGCACGGGCACGGCCAGCAGCGCGGCCGCCGTCGAGCGCGCCGCGGTGCAGCAGGCGCTGGAGGGCCTGAGCCGCTCGGCCGCCAAGGAGGCGCGGGCGGGCGCGACCGCGAACCTGCTGCGGGTGGACCCGGCCGACCCGGCCGCGGCGGTGGCGGGCGCGGCGTCCACGCTGCTCTTCCTCGCCTCGGCCCGCTCGGCGTTCGTCTCCGGCCAGGTGGTCACGGCGGCTCCCGTGCCGGCGCCCGCGGCGCCTCCGCCCGCCGGTGAGCAGCCGCTGGCCGGACGCGTGGCCGTCGTCACCGGGGCCGCGCGCGGCATCGGCGCCGCCATCGCCGAGGTCCTCGCCGCCCGCGGCGCGCACGTGGTGGGCGTCGACGTCCCCGCCGCCGGCGAGGCCCTCGCCGCCGTGGCCAACCGCACCGGCGGCTCCGCCCTGCAGATGGACGTCACGGCGCCGAGTGCGCCCGCGCGCCTGCTCGAGCACCTGCTCGCCCGCCACGGGGGAGCGGACGTCGTCGTGCACAACGCCGGCATCACGCGCGACCGCCTGCTCGTCAACCTCGACGCGCAGCGGTGGGCCTCGGTGCTGGCCGTGAACCTCGCGGCGCCCCTGCGGCTGACGGACGCGCTGCTCGCCGCGGACGGCGCGCTGCGACCGGGCGCGCGCGTGGTCGCCGTCTCGTCGATGAGCGGCATCGCCGGCAACCGCGGCCAGACGAACTACGCCGCCAGCAAGGCCGGCCTGATCGGCGCCGTGCGCGCCCTCGCTCCCGCGCTCGCGCAGCGGTCGGGGACCGTCAACGCCGTCGCGCCGGGCTTCATCGAGACGGAGATGACCGCGCGCACGCCCCTGCTCACCCGTGAGGCGGGACGCCGCCTGAGCAGCCTGCACCAGGGCGGCCTGCCGGTCGACGTCGCCGAGGCGGTCGCGTGGCTGGCCGAGCCCGCCTCGGCGGGCGTCACCGGCCAGGTGGTGCGCGTGGACGGCCAGAACCTCATCGGCGCATGA
- a CDS encoding dihydrofolate reductase family protein, with product MDDAPARPRVRYYAAQSLDGYLAETDHSIAWLTGYTGHPADGEPLDGDFERFAADVGGWVMGARTYEFLLAEMDGGAAWPHPDGPTWVLTSRDLPVPPGADVRLTSRPAREVVAEEALPASGGKDVWLVGGGPPAQDLVDAGLLDTVELTVVPVVLGAGVPLFAGRVEEPFALERVRPFANGMVQLVYRAVRPEA from the coding sequence ATGGACGACGCGCCCGCCCGACCCCGCGTCCGCTACTACGCCGCGCAGTCCCTCGACGGGTACCTCGCCGAGACCGATCACTCCATCGCGTGGCTGACCGGCTACACCGGGCACCCGGCCGACGGCGAGCCGCTGGACGGCGACTTCGAGCGCTTCGCCGCGGACGTCGGCGGCTGGGTCATGGGCGCGCGCACCTACGAGTTCCTGCTGGCCGAGATGGACGGCGGGGCCGCCTGGCCGCACCCGGACGGCCCGACGTGGGTGCTCACCTCCCGTGATCTGCCCGTGCCACCGGGCGCTGATGTGCGCCTGACCAGCCGGCCGGCGCGCGAGGTCGTCGCCGAGGAGGCGCTGCCCGCGTCGGGCGGGAAGGACGTGTGGCTCGTCGGCGGCGGGCCGCCCGCCCAGGACCTCGTGGACGCCGGGCTGCTCGACACCGTGGAGCTGACCGTCGTCCCCGTCGTGCTGGGCGCCGGCGTGCCGCTGTTCGCCGGCCGGGTCGAGGAGCCCTTCGCGCTGGAGCGGGTGCGCCCGTTCGCCAACGGCATGGTGCAGCTGGTCTACCGCGCGGTGCGCCCCGAGGCGTGA
- a CDS encoding TetR/AcrR family transcriptional regulator — MSTLQATDRRTTRWEQHRRTRRAELVDAALRAITRHGPSVGMDEIAALAGTSKTVLYRHFADKEELYLAVAARVDRRIVSELRTAITGTTTPREALAAAIATYLRLVEADPHVYRFVVHRPGLDRLPASDPVSGLSAALGDEVARLITTHLRARGARAEATGAWGHGLIGLVRAAADHWSGQVGRLPAAVLAEQLTALAWGGLAAVLPEQGGLGAPGSSGATSGSLSGAPSGVPSGPGTGLSTTPAGTAPVPGLEEEER; from the coding sequence GTGAGCACCCTGCAGGCGACGGACCGGCGCACCACGCGCTGGGAGCAGCACCGCCGCACCCGGCGGGCCGAGCTGGTCGACGCCGCGCTGCGGGCCATCACGCGCCACGGCCCGTCCGTGGGCATGGACGAGATCGCCGCCCTCGCCGGCACGAGCAAGACCGTCCTCTACCGGCACTTCGCCGACAAGGAGGAGCTCTACCTCGCGGTCGCCGCGCGCGTGGACCGGCGCATCGTCTCCGAGCTGCGCACCGCCATCACGGGCACGACCACCCCGCGCGAGGCCCTCGCCGCCGCCATCGCGACCTACCTGCGCCTGGTGGAGGCCGACCCGCACGTGTACCGCTTCGTCGTCCACCGCCCGGGCCTGGACCGCCTGCCGGCGAGCGACCCGGTCTCGGGGCTGTCCGCCGCGCTCGGGGACGAGGTGGCGCGCCTGATCACGACGCACCTGCGCGCCCGCGGCGCTCGCGCGGAGGCCACGGGCGCGTGGGGCCACGGGCTGATCGGCCTCGTGCGGGCCGCGGCCGACCACTGGTCCGGGCAGGTGGGGCGCCTGCCCGCCGCCGTCCTGGCCGAGCAGCTGACGGCCCTGGCCTGGGGCGGGCTCGCCGCCGTCCTGCCGGAGCAGGGCGGGCTCGGCGCACCGGGCTCGAGCGGCGCAACGAGCGGGTCGCTGAGCGGCGCGCCGAGCGGGGTGCCGTCCGGGCCCGGCACCGGGCTCAGCACCACCCCGGCGGGCACGGCGCCCGTGCCGGGCCTCGAGGAGGAGGAACGATGA
- the fdhA gene encoding formaldehyde dehydrogenase, glutathione-independent, giving the protein MPGNKAVAYKGPGKVEVIDTDYPTFELKDGPGVNPANVGRQVRHGVILKTVSTNICGSDQHMVRGRTTAPSDLVLGHEITGEVVEVGPDVEFVKEGDLVSVPFNIACGRCRNCKERKTGICLNVNPDRPGSAYGYVDMGGWVGGQAEYVLVPYADWNLLVFPDKDQAMEKILDLTMLSDIFPTGFHGAVTAGVGVGSTVYIAGAGPVGLAAAVGAQLLGAAVVVVGDLNEDRLAQARSFGCETVDVSKGDPKDQVEQILGVPEVDCGVDAVGFEARGHGEGAKQEAPATVLNSLMGLTAAGGALGIPGLYVTGDPGGVDEAAKKGSLSLDLGTGWAKSLSFTTGQCPVMKYNRQLMMAILHDRVQIAKAVNATPISLQDAPRGYAEFDSGAARKYVLDPHGVIGQKG; this is encoded by the coding sequence GTGCCAGGCAACAAGGCGGTCGCGTACAAGGGTCCCGGCAAGGTCGAGGTGATCGACACCGACTACCCCACCTTCGAGCTGAAGGACGGCCCCGGCGTCAACCCCGCCAACGTCGGCCGGCAGGTGCGTCACGGCGTCATCCTCAAGACGGTCTCGACGAACATCTGCGGCTCCGACCAGCACATGGTGCGCGGACGCACCACGGCGCCGTCCGACCTCGTGCTGGGCCACGAGATCACCGGCGAGGTCGTCGAGGTCGGCCCCGACGTCGAGTTCGTCAAGGAGGGCGACCTCGTCTCGGTGCCCTTCAACATCGCCTGCGGTCGCTGTCGCAACTGCAAGGAGCGCAAGACGGGCATCTGCCTGAACGTCAACCCCGACCGCCCGGGCTCGGCGTACGGGTACGTCGACATGGGCGGGTGGGTCGGCGGCCAGGCCGAGTACGTGCTCGTGCCCTACGCCGACTGGAACCTGCTGGTGTTCCCCGACAAGGACCAGGCGATGGAGAAGATCCTTGACCTGACCATGCTCTCGGACATCTTCCCCACCGGCTTCCACGGCGCGGTGACGGCCGGGGTGGGCGTCGGCTCCACCGTCTACATCGCGGGCGCGGGGCCGGTGGGCCTGGCGGCCGCGGTCGGCGCGCAGCTGCTGGGCGCGGCCGTGGTCGTCGTCGGCGACCTCAACGAGGACCGCCTCGCGCAGGCCCGCAGCTTCGGCTGCGAGACGGTCGACGTCTCCAAGGGCGACCCGAAGGACCAGGTCGAGCAGATCCTCGGCGTGCCGGAGGTCGACTGCGGCGTCGACGCGGTCGGCTTCGAGGCCCGCGGGCACGGCGAGGGCGCCAAGCAGGAGGCGCCCGCCACGGTGCTCAACTCCCTGATGGGCCTGACCGCGGCCGGCGGCGCGCTGGGCATCCCCGGCCTGTACGTCACGGGCGACCCGGGCGGGGTGGACGAGGCGGCCAAGAAGGGCTCCCTCTCCCTGGACCTGGGCACCGGCTGGGCGAAGTCGCTGTCCTTCACCACGGGCCAGTGCCCGGTGATGAAGTACAACCGGCAGCTGATGATGGCGATCCTGCACGACCGGGTGCAGATCGCGAAGGCCGTCAACGCCACGCCGATCTCCCTGCAGGACGCCCCGCGCGGCTACGCCGAGTTCGACTCCGGCGCGGCCCGCAAGTACGTCCTCGACCCCCACGGGGTCATCGGGCAGAAGGGCTGA
- a CDS encoding transposase family protein, giving the protein MRSLFPGSPLVSHPARLSICALTLKAVTGLVARARRSPSARPWQRAATVHVQVLLVVRWLRWRIDLLTLARDAGISIATAYRYLHEGLEAIADQAPELNEVLQRAHRSGEVFVCLDGTLVPTDRVAARTPRGNDAWYSGKHRHHGGNLQVITDSRGFPIWISPVSPGATHDLAAARTHALGALYPHAALRPGRLAVLADAGYRGAGIGIHTPFHRPAGNQDLDPDNRAHNQLITALRAPAERAHALLTERWAALRHVSLDPWRITTIAAAVLVLITLDRGHR; this is encoded by the coding sequence ATCCGTTCCCTCTTCCCCGGGAGCCCGCTTGTGTCCCATCCTGCCCGCCTGAGCATCTGCGCGCTGACCCTGAAGGCCGTCACCGGCTTGGTCGCCCGCGCCCGCCGCAGCCCGAGCGCGCGTCCGTGGCAGCGGGCGGCCACCGTCCACGTCCAGGTGCTGCTGGTGGTGCGCTGGCTGCGCTGGCGCATCGACCTGCTCACCCTCGCCCGCGACGCCGGGATCAGCATCGCCACCGCCTACCGCTACCTGCACGAAGGTCTGGAGGCGATCGCCGACCAAGCTCCTGAGCTGAATGAGGTCCTCCAGCGGGCTCACCGCAGCGGGGAGGTGTTCGTGTGCCTGGACGGCACGCTGGTGCCCACCGACCGGGTCGCCGCACGCACCCCGCGGGGCAACGACGCCTGGTACTCCGGCAAGCACCGCCATCACGGAGGGAACCTGCAGGTCATCACCGACTCCCGCGGCTTCCCGATCTGGATCTCACCAGTCTCGCCGGGCGCGACCCACGACCTGGCCGCCGCCCGCACCCACGCCCTGGGGGCGCTCTACCCCCACGCCGCGCTGCGCCCCGGCCGTCTGGCGGTCCTGGCCGACGCCGGTTACCGCGGCGCCGGCATCGGGATCCACACCCCCTTCCACCGCCCCGCCGGCAACCAGGACCTCGATCCCGACAACCGGGCCCACAACCAGCTGATCACCGCCCTGCGGGCTCCGGCCGAACGCGCCCACGCCCTGCTCACCGAACGCTGGGCCGCCCTGCGCCACGTCAGCCTCGACCCCTGGCGCATCACCACCATCGCCGCCGCCGTCCTGGTCCTGATCACCCTCGACCGCGGACATCGGTGA
- a CDS encoding DUF2945 domain-containing protein, with translation MAKDEFREGDHVSWKSHGSTTSGEVEQEITEDTKAAGRTVRASEDDPQYLVESDRSGREAVHKPSALEQD, from the coding sequence ATGGCGAAGGACGAGTTCCGCGAGGGCGACCACGTGAGCTGGAAGAGCCACGGCTCCACGACCTCCGGTGAGGTGGAGCAGGAGATCACCGAGGACACGAAGGCCGCCGGGCGCACGGTGCGGGCCAGCGAGGACGACCCGCAGTACCTCGTCGAGAGCGACAGGAGCGGCCGCGAGGCCGTGCACAAGCCGTCCGCGCTCGAGCAGGACTGA
- a CDS encoding acetyl-CoA C-acetyltransferase, with protein sequence MADSPRCAAVVGGNRTPFARANRRYAGASALDLLTAALDGLVARFSLQDERVGEVVAGAVLKHSRDLNLAREAVLGTKLSPATPAYDVQQACATGLEAAVLVANKIALGQVESGIAGGVDSASDAPVALGDDLRRALLALRSARTPAQRLRVLARLRPGQLALEAPRNSEPRTGMSMGEHAAVTAARWGTTRSAQDELALASHRNLAAAYERGFFDDLLTPHLGLTRDDSLRPDTSLEALAALKPVFGTGPGAQGEATMTAGNSTPLTDGASAVLLASDEWARSHRLPVLAHLVDAESAAVDFVHGEEGLLMAPAYATARLLARRELTLQDFDLYEIHEAFASTVLATLAAWEDEAFCRERLGLGAPLGAVDRSRLNVTGSSLATGHPFAATGGRILATTAKLLAERKAAGQLRHGRALISVCAAGGQGVVAIVEAA encoded by the coding sequence GTGGCCGACTCCCCGCGCTGCGCCGCCGTCGTCGGCGGCAACCGCACCCCCTTCGCCCGGGCGAACCGCCGCTACGCCGGCGCCTCGGCGCTCGACCTGCTCACCGCGGCCCTCGACGGCCTGGTCGCCCGGTTCTCCCTGCAGGACGAGCGGGTCGGCGAGGTCGTCGCCGGCGCCGTCCTCAAGCACAGCCGCGACCTGAACCTCGCCCGCGAGGCCGTGCTCGGCACCAAGCTCTCGCCCGCGACGCCCGCGTACGACGTCCAGCAGGCGTGCGCCACGGGCCTGGAGGCCGCCGTCCTCGTCGCGAACAAGATCGCGCTCGGGCAGGTGGAGTCCGGGATCGCCGGCGGCGTCGACAGCGCCAGCGACGCGCCCGTGGCCCTCGGCGACGACCTGCGCCGCGCCCTGCTGGCCCTGCGCTCGGCGCGCACGCCGGCCCAGCGCCTGAGGGTCCTCGCGCGGCTGCGCCCGGGGCAGCTGGCGCTGGAGGCGCCGCGCAACAGCGAGCCCCGCACCGGGATGTCGATGGGCGAGCACGCCGCCGTCACCGCCGCCCGCTGGGGCACCACCCGCTCGGCGCAGGACGAGCTGGCCCTCGCCAGCCACCGCAACCTCGCCGCCGCGTACGAGCGGGGCTTCTTCGACGACCTGCTCACCCCGCACCTGGGGCTCACGCGCGACGACTCCCTGCGCCCCGACACCAGCCTCGAGGCGCTGGCGGCCCTGAAGCCCGTCTTCGGCACCGGCCCGGGCGCGCAGGGCGAGGCGACCATGACGGCCGGGAACTCCACGCCCCTGACGGACGGCGCGTCCGCGGTGCTGCTGGCCAGCGACGAGTGGGCCCGCTCGCACCGCCTGCCGGTGCTGGCACACCTGGTGGACGCCGAGAGCGCGGCGGTCGACTTCGTCCACGGCGAGGAGGGCCTGCTCATGGCGCCCGCCTACGCCACCGCGCGCCTGCTGGCCCGCCGCGAGCTGACGCTGCAGGACTTCGACCTGTACGAGATCCACGAGGCGTTCGCCTCCACCGTGCTCGCCACCCTGGCCGCGTGGGAGGACGAGGCGTTCTGCCGCGAGCGGCTCGGCCTCGGCGCCCCGCTGGGCGCGGTCGACCGCAGCCGGCTCAACGTGACCGGCTCCTCCCTGGCGACCGGGCACCCCTTCGCCGCCACCGGCGGCCGGATCCTCGCCACCACCGCGAAGCTGCTCGCCGAGCGCAAGGCGGCCGGGCAGCTGCGGCACGGCCGGGCGCTGATCTCCGTGTGCGCCGCCGGTGGGCAGGGCGTGGTGGCGATCGTGGAGGCCGCGTGA
- a CDS encoding MaoC/PaaZ C-terminal domain-containing protein — protein sequence MSGPAAGEQVLVSAPPSLARLYARSLAGGRRGGGLGERTLVLRQVDVDAERVAAYARTCGYPAAGAVPLPYPHLLAFPLQVQLMVTEAFPFRLLGLVHVRQQVVAHRRLSLTDRPSVQVRAERLVPHPRGATVDLLARVDVGGEAVWEGRSTYLARGARTSGDAAPTEVADIGDAADAAAGATGVAPTGPRDDGAPMPTTALWRVPADTGRRYAAVSGDVNPIHLHPLAARALGFPRAIAHGMWTAARALAALEPRLPQAVRVDVQFRRPVLLPAALAFAAARPAQGGWDVVVRSRAGERVHLLGAVRPLG from the coding sequence ATGAGCGGGCCCGCGGCCGGCGAGCAGGTGCTCGTCAGCGCCCCGCCGTCACTGGCGCGCCTGTACGCGCGCTCGCTGGCCGGGGGCCGGCGCGGCGGCGGGCTGGGCGAGCGCACGCTCGTGCTCCGGCAGGTGGACGTCGACGCCGAGCGGGTCGCGGCCTACGCCCGCACCTGCGGCTACCCCGCCGCCGGCGCCGTGCCGCTGCCCTACCCCCACCTGCTCGCCTTCCCCCTGCAGGTGCAGCTCATGGTCACCGAGGCGTTCCCGTTCCGGCTGCTGGGGCTCGTGCACGTGCGCCAGCAGGTGGTGGCGCACCGGCGCCTGAGCCTCACCGACCGGCCGAGCGTGCAGGTGCGCGCCGAGCGCCTGGTGCCGCACCCGCGCGGGGCCACGGTGGACCTGCTCGCGCGCGTCGACGTCGGCGGGGAGGCGGTGTGGGAGGGGCGCAGCACCTACCTCGCCCGCGGCGCCCGCACGTCCGGGGACGCCGCTCCCACCGAGGTCGCCGACATCGGCGACGCCGCCGACGCCGCCGCCGGGGCGACCGGGGTGGCGCCCACCGGCCCCCGCGACGACGGTGCGCCGATGCCGACCACGGCCCTGTGGCGCGTGCCGGCCGACACCGGACGGCGCTACGCCGCCGTCAGCGGCGACGTCAACCCGATCCACCTGCACCCGCTCGCCGCCCGGGCGCTGGGCTTCCCGCGCGCCATCGCCCACGGCATGTGGACGGCGGCCCGCGCCCTCGCCGCGCTCGAGCCGCGCCTGCCGCAGGCCGTGCGCGTCGACGTGCAGTTCCGCCGCCCGGTGCTGCTGCCCGCCGCGCTCGCCTTCGCCGCCGCACGCCCGGCCCAGGGCGGCTGGGACGTCGTGGTGCGCTCGCGCGCGGGGGAGCGGGTGCACCTGCTGGGGGCCGTGCGCCCGCTGGGCTGA
- a CDS encoding NADPH-dependent F420 reductase, which translates to MRIGIIGSGAVGSALLRRARAAKLAAAVANSRGPSSLARLGAQAGAAAGTVEEVAEVADMVVLAVPFGAVRDLPARAFDGRVVIDATNHLPERDGPAPEVEGGTTASSLLVAAHLSGARVVKAFNTLPAEQLERGARPAEDPERLGVPVAADDEDAKALVSRLVDRLGFTPVDGGTLADSEDQEPGTPVFGAVATADEVRTLLHGGRGAQSPHAPRAVR; encoded by the coding sequence GTGCGGATCGGGATCATCGGGTCGGGCGCCGTCGGGTCGGCGCTGCTGCGGCGCGCGCGGGCGGCGAAGCTGGCGGCGGCGGTCGCGAACTCGCGGGGGCCGTCGTCCCTGGCGCGGCTGGGCGCGCAGGCGGGCGCCGCCGCGGGCACGGTCGAGGAGGTGGCCGAGGTCGCCGACATGGTCGTGCTCGCGGTGCCCTTCGGCGCCGTGCGCGACCTGCCCGCCCGCGCCTTCGACGGGCGCGTGGTGATCGACGCCACCAACCACCTGCCCGAGCGGGACGGGCCGGCGCCGGAGGTGGAGGGCGGCACGACGGCGTCGTCCCTGCTGGTCGCCGCCCACCTCTCCGGCGCTCGGGTGGTCAAGGCCTTCAACACCCTGCCGGCCGAGCAGCTCGAGCGCGGGGCGCGCCCCGCCGAGGACCCCGAGCGCCTGGGGGTGCCCGTGGCCGCGGACGACGAGGACGCCAAGGCGCTGGTCAGCCGCCTGGTGGACCGCCTCGGCTTCACGCCGGTCGACGGCGGCACGCTGGCCGACAGCGAGGACCAGGAGCCCGGGACGCCGGTCTTCGGCGCCGTCGCGACGGCCGACGAGGTGCGCACCCTGCTGCACGGCGGCCGCGGCGCGCAGTCGCCGCACGCCCCGCGCGCCGTGCGGTGA